The Borrelia hispanica CRI genomic interval ATTGATGCAGGACTTAAAGAAGTACAGAATATATCCTGACGCTAATCAAAAGAAATATTTTTCAAAAGTATTTGGATGCGTAAGATTTTTGTATAACAAAATGTTAAGTGATAAGAAAGATTATTATGAAAAAAATAAACAAAGTCTTATTACTTATCCAAGCAAATATAAAGAAGAATTTCCATTTTTAAAGGAAGTTGATAGTTTAGCTCTTTGCAATGCCCAACTTGACTTAAATTCTGCGTATAGTAATTTTTTTAGAGAAATTAAAAAAGGAAATAGAACACAAGGATTTCCTAAATATAAAAGTAAGAAAAATAGACAAACCTTTAGAACTAATAATCAAAAAAACTCAATAAGAATAGAAAATGATTATATAAAGCTACCTAAAATAGGATTTGTAAAATTAGCTCTACATAGGAATATTAAAAGCAATGAACTTAT includes:
- a CDS encoding RNA-guided endonuclease TnpB family protein, with product MQDLKKYRIYPDANQKKYFSKVFGCVRFLYNKMLSDKKDYYEKNKQSLITYPSKYKEEFPFLKEVDSLALCNAQLDLNSAYSNFFREIKKGNRTQGFPKYKSKKNRQTFRTNNQKNSIRIENDYIKLPKIGFVKLALHRNIKSNELIKNVVVEKDTDDKYYISVAVECLDVKNNDKTKCNKKEIVGIDMSMRHFLVSSGGEKINHPKCLLKNERK